From the genome of Nicotiana sylvestris chromosome 2, ASM39365v2, whole genome shotgun sequence, one region includes:
- the LOC104236694 gene encoding uncharacterized protein, with product MENSQSYGRRIGICLFLGMFLLLSGVSAEDRQHPTKNVNLAPFMQWRSAYFCLQITSPVCSKDHTLTLSGWLNVTNEEGKKFCEKGGCAEHTKVVLDCIHHVKRDFWFANKATVQHIYDTIDIGCYTPQGFNGTSLYPH from the exons atggaaaattctcAGAGTTATGGCAGAAGAATTGGCATCTGCTTATTTTTGGGCATGTTCTTATTGCTATCTGGTGTCAGTGCAGAAG ATAGGCAACATCCCACCAAAAATGTGAATTTGGCCCCATTTATGCAGTGGAGAAGTGCTTATTTCTGCTTGCAAATT ACTTCTCCAGTTTGTTCAAAGGATCACACACTCACATTATCTGGATGGCTAAATGTGACAAATGAAGAAGGAAAAAAATTCTGTGAAAAAGGAGGGTGCGCAGAACATACAAAAGTTGTACTCGACTGCATTCATCATGTCAAACGTGATTTTTGGTTTGCAAATAAAGCTACTGTTCAACATATCTATGACACCATTGACATTGGTTGCTACACCCCACAag GTTTTAATGGAACAAGCTTGTACCCCCACTAA
- the LOC104236692 gene encoding ubiquitin-conjugating enzyme E2-17 kDa, which translates to MASKRILKELKDLQKDPPTSCSAGPVAEDMFHWQATIMGPTDSPYAGGVFLVSIHFPPDYPFKPPKVAFRTKVFHPNINSNGSICLDILKEQWSPALTISKVLLSICSLLTDPNPDDPLVPEIAHMYKTDRSKYETTARSWTQKYAMG; encoded by the exons ATGGCGTCGAAGAGGATATTGAAGGAGCTCAAGGATCTGCAGAAGGATCCTCCCACATCATGCAGTGCTG GTCCAGTGGCAGAGGATATGTTCCATTGGCAAGCAACAATCATGGGGCCTACAGATAGTCCTTATGCCGGAGGTGTATTTTTGGTTTCAATTCATTTCCCTCCGGATTATCCTTTCAAGCCTCCAAAG GTTGCCTTTAGAACTAAGGTTTTCCACCCTAACATCAATAGCAATGGAAGTATTTGTCTGGATATTCTAAAAGAGCAATGGAGTCCAGCGTTAACCATATCTAAG GTCTTGCTCTCCATCTGCTCCCTATTGACTGACCCAAATCCAGATGATCCGCTTGTACCAGAAATTGCTCACATGTACAAGACCGACAGGTCCAAATACGAGACCACTGCTCGTAGCTGGACTCAGAAATATGCTATGGGATAA
- the LOC104236691 gene encoding 26S proteasome regulatory subunit 6B homolog, with amino-acid sequence MASPMVLDPAPLPKPPSTRPEPSIPSSSDGEDDLYARLKSLQRQLEFIEIQEEYVKDELKNLRREHLRAQEEVKRIQSVPLVIGQFMEMIDTNNAIVGSTTGSNYYVRILSTINRELLKPSASVALHRHSNALVDVLPPEADSSISLLSQSEKPDVMYNDIGGCDIQKQEIREAVELPLTHHDLYKQIGIDPPRGVLLYGPPGTGKTMLAKAVAHHTTAAFIRVVGSEFVQKYLGEGPRMVRDVFRLAKENAPAIIFIDEVDAIATARFDAQTGADREVQRILMELLNQMDGFDQTVNVKVIMATNRADTLDPALLRPGRLDRKIEFPLPDRRQKRLVFQVCTAKMNLGDEVDLEDYVSRPDKISAAEISAICQEAGMHAVRKNRYVILPKDFEKGYRTNVKKPDTDFEFYK; translated from the exons ATGGCTTCCCCTATGGTCCTCGACCCAGCGCCCTTACCCAAACCCCCTTCAACCCGACCCGAACCGTCCATCCCCTCCTCCTCCGACGGTGAAGACGACCTCTACGCTCGTCTCAAATCACTTCAACGCCAACTCGAATTCATTGAGATCCAAGAAGAATACGTTAAAGACGAGCTAAAAAATCTCCGTCGCGAACACTTGCGTGCACAGGAAGAAGTTAAACGGATCCAATCGGTGCCGTTAGTGATCGGTCAGTTCATGGAGATGATTGATACGAATAATGCGATTGTAGGATCCACTACGGGGTCGAATTACTATGTTAGGATATTAAGTACGATTAATAGGGAGCTTCTTAAGCCGTCGGCTTCTGTGGCTTTGCACCGCCATTCGAATGCGCTCGTTGATGTTTTGCCGCCTGAAGCTGACTCGAGTATTTCGTTGCTTAGTCAGTCGGAGAAACCTGATGTTATGTACAAT GATATTGGAGGATGTGACATACAAAAGCAGGAAATCCGTGAAGCTGTTGAGCTACCTCTGACTCATCATGACTTGTACAAGCAGATTGGTATAGATCCTCCCCGTGGTGTCTTGCTCTATGGTCCACCAGGCACTGGGAAAACTATGCTCGCAAAGGCTGTAGCACATCATACAACCGCGGCTTTCATAAGGGTTGTTGGCTCAGAATTTGTTCAGAAGTACTTGGGTGAG GGCCCACGAATGGTTCGTGATGTCTTTCGCCTTGCCAAAGAAAATGCTCCAGCAATCATATTTATTGATGAGGTTGATGCAATTGCTACTGCTAGGTTCGATGCTCAGACTGGAGCTGATAGAGAGGTCCAGCGTATCCTCATGGAGCTACTAAATCAG ATGGATGGGTTTGACCAAACGGTGAATGTGAAAGTTATTATGGCAACTAATAGAGCTGACACACTGGACCCTGCACTTTTACGTCCTGGAAGGCTAGATCGGAAGATCGAATTTCCTTTGCCTGATAGACGTCAAAAGAggcttgtttttcag GTATGCACTGCTAAGATGAACTTAGGTGATGAGGTCGACTTGGAAGATTACGTTTCTCGCCCTGATAAAATCAGTGCTGCTGAG ATTTCGGCAATCTGTCAAGAAGCTGGTATGCATGCAGTGCGCAAGAATCGATATGTCATACTTCCCAAGGACTTCGAAAAGGGTTACAGGACCAATGTTAAGAAGCCTGACACTGACTTTGAGTTCTACAAGTGA